Part of the Mangifera indica cultivar Alphonso chromosome 4, CATAS_Mindica_2.1, whole genome shotgun sequence genome, attaacttttacaaatgttaaaactcaatttctctcataagaaattttctaatctctccaagagtgaacctcattcttttatagcacgaattttagtacgaaattgaaatatgatctctctcaagagtgtatatgaaagttaaagcttagtacaacccaatgcaaatgaaattacaaagtgtacgagcaagggttttgattagagagaagaatttgcgagtaaatagctcaaaactaatttgctctcaaatatatgaaagtttttggtggcaaaagtttttttcgaacaaatttgattgggtttatataggggaaaataaggaaagttaccgttgtgcgcAAAGAATAgtcgttttagttttccagaaaacgcacaatttGGTTGACTGgatgtaattcggtcaaccggatgtgcTGTGGCACTCCTGTGGTgcctacgtggcactagccgttaaaaaaattcaaaccaaaattcggtcgactgaatttaattcggttgaccaaatttttggaagccaaaatacatggcttctggacaattcgggAGCTGATTCagtcggtcaaattcggtcaaccaaattttattgtattttaccccctaaatttttaaaaattcatttgacccctaaaactttgaaaagtgacaatttaacccatttttgaaaattctttcaaaaccaactttaagatatgaaaatgcagttcacaaaacttcatcattttaaataaattaataaactttagtgaaaaaattggcttaacccaataagtttgaaaaacgacattttaacccaaaatatgaaagatatgaaagtgagttttcaagtgagctatcccatgcaaataaatattctaatcaaaatgaatgcttcaaattacaaacatgtctatctaaacttgagttttacttcaaatcttcaagaattcttcacttgagtcttgtctttattttcatcttgaaactccttcaagtgcattagataaattcttgcaatctaaactcacactcaagtaaaattattagttaatatgttaagggatatattagtttgttatcatcaaaataagagcataatgactctttGAGTCAACATGAATTGTGCTAGAACTTCACCAAAACGAATATTTTAGCTTATTTTGAATCCTTAAATGGATCTATATACCTTTACACTCTATTGTCTTGTCTATTAAGAAATAAATCATCGGGTTTTGCCATATATCTATCTCCACATGGTTTTCGTTCAGGAAATTcattttgacatccatttgtcAAATCTTATATTCATAGTATGCAACAATTATAAGTATAATTCAAATAGACTTTAATATTGCAAATGGTGAAAATGTTTCATTATAATCAATGCTAAGTTTCTATGTGAAACCTTTTGCAACCACTTTTGTTTTATCGATATAGACGTTACAATCTACATTGGTCTTCTTCGTAAAAACCTATTTATACATTATGAGTTTTATGTTACCTTTTGCAACCAACCATGTTATATAGGTGTGCACATCAACATCTATTTAACAATTGTCTAAAATAATCAggatatttagataattttatcaattataaccATTGTATAAAcagtatgattttgaattatggtGGTTAATTGGATTCAGGACCTATGCCATTACAAAGGTCACaattgatttgatcaatttcatCAATTAAAATACAACTAATATGAATAGTAGAAAACACCCATTGCATTACATCGACAAGTCCAAAACAAAGATTTGGAAAGAAAGATAATTATACAATCACCTAATTAGATATCTAAACAGAAGGGTAAAGGTGTTTGGAAGTGGACCATCTGTGCAAGACATTGCCAAAATGCCATAGAAAATTATATCAGTCTCTGTTTGGGTAATTTCGACCGACATGAAGCCTTGTCCATCATTATAAAACTTCATTTCCTTTGGATTCCACCATTTTACATCACCTCTCCATGCCTTTGATCCTCCTCCACTAGTTAAAAATTCAATTCCGCTGCacatataaaaaacataattagaataatgttatcaaatttatatagataattaCGTATGAAAACATTACCTGTCAGTGCTACTGATGTGTTCCAAGCAATGGTCATGTCCATTGATGTAAAGATCGACATCATTTGCCTGGAGAATTtaacacaaaaattaattacttgttAATTAATTAGACTTAATAACAGAATTAAGCCTGAATGATTAATTACCTCAAGTATGGGAAGAAGTTGCAGAACAAGCTCTTGAGTGACACCATGATAGCCTGCACTTTTGATTGTGTGATGGCCTACTACTATCTTCCACTTGGCTGTTGATTTTTTTAGGGCTGAATCTACATCCTgcaatacaaattataaaatacacaTGTGGGTATATAtgttattagatatttatttaattaaattttctcgATGAAAGgtctttttttcaattaaatatttgtaaatattgtGATAAATTAGTTTGAAAGTTTACCTGTAGGAGATTTGAGAGGTATTGCTTTCTGGGTTCAATGCCACTCCAATCGTATGTCTCGCCCTCTGGCTCTGTGAAGTATTTATCAACAAAAGGAGTGGTATCCACAAAGAATATTTCTACAATTTCTGccaacaaaataagaaaataattacaataagaaatttaaaatacattgaaatatttagttaaaataGTCATTAATTTGGACACATGTGGATTTCTGGATTATAAAAGGAATAGAAAGTTGTAAACGGGAGAGGTGCTTCTCTTACCGGAATTAACAATAAAAGATCTGTAGCAAATCCATCTGCTGTCTATTTCTTTAAGGATTGGACTCAATTGAGCCTCAACATTACCCCGATAATCATGATTTCCCAAAACTGTAACacaataaatttacaaaattagggtcattttaaaattaattcaaaaataaaattaagttgtaaacaaatgaataaatgttatgtgattgaatattattttatattcaatttaaaattacttaattaattattgacatataataaatacgtaattatttatataatctaaatgagtatgtataattttatatattaccaGTGTACCACCGTTTCTGGAGGCTTGGAGCCGTGTATATTTTAACAAACGACTCAAAAAATGCATCATCATCCACACCAGTTAGTCCTTTATCATAGAAATTATCTCCAGTTGAGATTATAAAATCAATGTCCAGCTTTTCTCCAATTATTCCCATCTGCAAAAAGTTACTATGGtcaagaaaaaaagtaaattctAAAAGGAGATGAAAATAGAGCAATGtttctctttctcattattTACGAAGCATGATAAACAGCTTCCGAGAATAATGCTTTAAATAGTGATGGATATTACTCTAGTGGCTTTCATCTTCTTATTTCTCTTTATTCTGTTACGTCAGGATTCGATAAGTGGGAAGAAGACAAAAATTTTGACAGAATATATTAATAGGATGATCACCTGGTGAGCAACTTTAGTTTGGTTGTAGAGTCCTCTTCTTCCCCAGTCTCCGACGACCAAAAAGCTAAGGGATCCATCGGCTTTGGGTGCATGTTCAAATCGCTGAAGCTCAGCTGAGCAGGGGCCAAAACACAATACAAGTAGAGCGGCAAGCATGAGAGCTAAGGCCATGGTTTTGTTCCGCTGAGCAGGCATGAGAAATATAGAGCGAAAGAAGGAACTTCGGCTTGGTGTTTGTGTGAGGAACTTCTAGGAAAAACtacctttatttatatatggttGAAATGAGGcatacaattatttttaattatataatatgggTAATAGTTGAAAGGGTTGTGGTTCTTGCTAGCCCATAATATACCCATACCAGTGTAATTATTGGCCAATGGACAAAATAATTCTCACCAGAATTGGGGTCCATCTGAAGATGCCTCACGTGCCATTTCCACTcgctttttattttaatcttttattcatattttggaTAACCATATCAATCATATTCATATACTTGTATACTCATTCATTGGCTCGGAAGCCATATTCGAATTTCTCTGAACTTGCAACCAGACAatgttgattattttctttgttttatgtCTGCAGACAAAATTGCATTATTGTGTTTCTTTTCTGGTAAGTGTGGGTTCTTGTTTGGTAAATGAAGAGAATGAAAGCATATGATGACATGTAGGAAGCCCATCACTGACAAGTTCAACTGAAATCACATTGGGCACAAATTATGTCCAATATTGGAGAACTCAGCAAacagggtttttttttaatcattaactTTTACCAATATATTTACgtatgaatttttatatttcatatcaaatgtaatatttattttttgggtaattttttttatataaaaaattagtttgaccTCCCTTGAAATTGGATCTTGGCAAGAGAtaacaattaattgaaaaaaacataattttcatttatttaaaaattcaaccttgactttttaatttttgagtattttattagaaaaaacaCCTTACACGTTTATAAAGAGTAAcccctttaaatttttttcacagTTGATTTTTATACTTCTCcattgtgagaaaaaaaaaaaaaaaaaaaccataagtttcatttatttacaaatttaacatTGAGTACTCTTTCTCATGTTACATTTTAACTTTTCTCCCTTAAATGAAACACCGATGGCTTAAATGACAGAGACCCTaatagccaaaaaaaaaaaaagcctcgTAGACTTCtcttgaaagaaaattgttatatGTAATCGAGTacaaaatatatcattaatgaGTTCAACCCTACCAAGTCATGTAGAAAGAAAGGACTGTTTATGTCAAATATTTCAAAAGACAacatccataattttttttattgacttttatatatatatatatatatatatatatatatatatatgaattttgatatttcatattgtatttgataattttttttaggaaGGGAGTAATCCTCGGTGGGGGAGTAAGACTTTTGGCCTTgcaaatatttcatttaagCCATCGGTGTTTCAATAATGGACATTTACGTATTTGATaattatgtaatgatatatcatttacgTAAACACATAATAGAAAAGAATACTTCTAAGGGGTTCTTGTATTACTGGATCAAACTCAACAATCATTTcaattaaactcaaaaaatttctatcattttcttGATAAATCATCTCTTTTGTaccacaaaataaaaaattacttttcaaaagattttttattatagcaATAATTCTTAGTAGTACATTCTTCCAATGCTccctctttatttattttctcttgtaCATGTTTATAAATTGTTTTGTATTTAAGAAATCTCTTCTCAATATCAGCCCAAATGTTTATATTTAAAGCATGTTCATTGCTTGTTTCGTAACTCTTAAGTTTGAtactaacattttttaaatcttcatACCCTTCCTTTGCTATTTGAATTGTAttggattttataattaaataatttacaacaaaagcaaaattcCTTAACTAATTCTTTTGAATATACTAGCTATTTTCCATCATATTTTTCTCCATAGGGTAATTTTTGAAGATCAttgttgtgtatatatatttttgatatacaatttcaatatataaatgatatatcattatataattgagtattattttatctgaattcaaaatcatcaaattacataaagatacatcatttatgtatttaaattatgtataaaacaTATGTAcgtaaagttttattaattttggaaTGTAATGAAATATAGAAATTGGACATTTTTCGACTAATATATCACTTAAACTTGTGTCTAAATTACTCAACTGTGCTTGCTcagaaatattttaatagttgtttgtttcattctttatcgttaacattttcatttttgtcatttgaAATATgctcatcaaaattttcatgataTTCTTCTGTAGTAtttagagatgtcaatgggccgggTCGGGTCCAAgacccaaacagtaatgggccttcggGCCAGCTCAgtccattgaaatataaaggcccaagccTGACCCATATAATAACGGGCCTTAATCGGGCCAGGCCGGGCTTTGATCGGGTCGGGTTGGGCTTTAATCGGACCAgcccgacccatttaatcaatttttttaaaatttttttaattaaaattttttaacataaatttttttcaattattaaaaccgataacagtatcccgaatattttatttataatctctcacttatggcggaggaataccgtagttatatgatgaaaaatattataaattgataacatagtacaaataaattaatttacatacggtataaattacaaaacataaataaaatatatctactatataatatttatctacttatcttctatatttaaatctctgaattcttcaaaaataaataattattatttgtgaatttaaatattttataatattttgtaattataaaattaaaataaaaatgaaattgtaaatataaagaattattatttacgaatttagatatttttcgaaagagagttaatgagattaaaaatataataaaataattgaaattgagtgattaaaagatttataaataaaagtgaaaataaaagaaaataaaatagatttatttaaaaaaaaatttttttaaaaaattatgcagaGGTTGCCCTTCTGGTTGGCAGAAACATAAATCTGCTTCTGCCAAGGCAAAAGCATAAATCTGCTTTTGCCAAGGCAAAAGCAGACTGAGGCAGAAGTAGAAATCTGCTTCTGCTGCATTTTGCTTATGTCGcccagaaaaaaaatatattttataaacagtaccgggccagcccatgggcctaatattaaagccctaagCCCGGCCCGGTAGGCCCATGGGCTTGGCCCGACACTCTACAGTGTCAAGCCGGGCTTTATCGTGCCCGGATTTTTTTTCGTGCTTTGGGCCGAGCCAAATGGAggcccggcccaattgacgtgtctagtagtatttgatgaatttgaactgtcatctttaaaattttcttcacaTTTTTCTATTGATTCTTCATTTCAACCTTCATTTAGTTTTTCTAGCATTTGGTGTTTAGTcctacaataatattatatgcacaatttttatatataatttttacacaaataatgatatatcatcatataattgtgtgttattttatctttaatttttaactgtacaatcacatgatgacatatcattgtttgtacatAAAGTTATACACAAAAGTTCTGTACTCTTAATActaataacaaatatatcaaTTGCAGCAAAATTGAATTAGTTCTTTaatcccttttttcttttttttttttttcaaatcatgaTTCTTACTTTCTAGTAgatatttatattcaaagaataaatattttagagcccttatattatatttctaaaataaaaataaatataaatgtgcAAGTTAATGTGGCACCTGATTTATGTTCTTTTGACTTTGCATTTTTCATTTTGGTGATACtctgaaattttatattcaataaaaataatagaaaaaaaaacatcactataatttcaatcattttcatttaaattaataaacaaataatttatggacgaaaaaacaaaatatatgagGAAGGATATAAAATATCTTGTCTCTTCTTTATCATTTGTGTGATGCCTTTTgaatagaagaagaaaattttaatttgatgagTGTTGAATTTTTGTAAAAGATCACAGCAGTTagtataagataaaaaataggaaaagactaaagaatgaagaaaataaatgaaaaataaagaatatgttttttttttgtttttaaatatatagagaaaatttttaacGCTGAAATTAATAATGCAAAACATAATTGTAActatttatttaagaaaattatttgatgataatcattatcctaaaataagaaaaaattaagtttcCTTTTATAGGGAacatattttaactttattcataaagaaaataatcaataaataacatttattaGCCTAAATTAGACACAATAGTGTGCTGTATCAGGCTTCTTTCAATGCAGTCAATCATGCCTGTAAGCAATGCTGGACATAAGGTTCACATAGTAACAAGCTTTAATGTCAGATCAACCGACAAAAAATACAAGACCCATAACACGACCGTGTAAATATAGTGTCATACTATACCCTTAACGAGTTGCAAGCTTTTATCGGGTcaatcagttaattttaataaaaaataatttttcttattaaataattttttaaaattatattttctaataaaagaaaatatgttaagaaattgaatAGTGATTAGAAAGAAGataacttatttataatgagtTACTTGTATTCTCATAATCAAACTTATCAATATAGGATCCAAAAACTTAAGTTCGGTTAAAACTTCTACTTtgtttaaattctttttatagTTGATGAAAAAGTAGGtgattgttttcttttaaatgtGACACTTTTACATGTTACACTTTTAGAAAAATGTTCTACATCTAAAAGAATATAATCACTAACTTCatttacttattataaataaatgttcaaTGTCATGTTCTAACCAAACTTAAAGGTTAGTTGTTTTGTATATGTGAGATTGATCCAATGATCTAATgaactcaattcatttttttttagtttaaaatttttattcttataaatatttataattttttatattttaattattattttaaaaaaattaggctTGGTGTTGGGTTAGGTTGGCTTGCGGGCTTGAAGGCCAGCCCACGGGTCAAGCACGATCCGTTACAATAACGGACCATATCCTTTTGGGTCATACTATTTTAAATGGGCTTTGGTCAGACTTTGACTGATTTAGTCCCTTTGTCGTGCCTAGTTTAAATAATAGCTCCAAGTAGTTTAGAATTGTAAAAAGTCAAAACTccataaaatcaataatttagccatttgatacataaaaaaaattgtaatgtataatattaaataaaaaaaaattgcggCTTAGTAGCTTATAATATGCCTTATTGAGCTAAACTAGCGCTACAAACAAATTGAGTTGCTTACGAATTCCTaactattcaaatatattttaattaaattgtttaaaattttattcttatatttttaacttCTTATCTACTAATATTAAGgtgtaaacataatttttcaaatcaaatttaaaccaagCTTGGATAAGATACTTTTATCTCAAGCTCGAGTCTTCAAATCTTGAATTTGCCGAGCTCTCCTCATTTCCATTTCAACCACAGGCTAAGAAGTGTGTTGCAACTCATTACAGCTAATTAAAATATCTCTATTAATTGATACAGTCTACATACCTCTATAAATTTGTATCTTAACCAGATTAAATTACTGCTATAAAATGGTCGTAAAGAGAAAAGCACTTATTTAGACtaagatatatataaacaatgctatgtgtacacttttatagtatataatttgaatatacagataatatattatgatatgattaagtattgttttatttttaattcaaaattataataacatatcatctatgcactcaaattatatactaaaagtatgtacatataattttattagagataCATACACTTATAATGAATCCAATAATGAATCAAACTAATGCATCAATTAACttacacaaaaatgaaaataatcaaagttttgataattgaaataCACCTATAACATCcataataaatgtatataaataatcaaaattatacacTCTGAATAGAGTTAATCCTCTAAaccaatcaaaatatataatcgAAACCGAAGGAAAAACAATTAGAATAAAAAGTTCATTccaaataaaaagattaataacTAATGAAATGATCATTAAATATAGATTGATTATCATCAATACTTATTTTTGGTgatctgttaaatttaatcctAATGCTTCCTTTAggattttcaaatatattgtctatttctatattttgtAGTGTTCTTTGTTTGAATGATACAATTACTCTACCTATTTCCCAATTTTTTGGTAGAGTAACGTGATCCCATGTAATAGTTAATATATGACCTATTTAAATCTTCTTCAAATAATATTGTGTGTCCCTTTTGGTCATGTCTTATAATTCTATACTCAAAGGCTGCTGGTTGCATCTTTTGAAACCTATAAATATATGCTATGGGTATTGTTTTTGgtttaatgttataattaaatgttttaatatttaatatttaaacatttaGTATATTTTGATCATCTaagaaaacagtaaaatttgGGTAAccattaaaatatattagttaattgAATAGACTAAATTCGATTATTCCTAAAAGTGAGTCATCAAAACTAAGGATTCTACAATCTTCTAAACATGCTAAAATTCTAGTATCCATTCCTTCAATGTTTAATGCCCccaccaaaatttcaaaaaataatgaagTAAGTCTTTAAtcctaattcaaaattttaaatagtatatacattaataatgttttaatatatttatttgatataaaccaatattttaaacacattaaaaaatttatcaacgtAATTAAACATAATGGATTTGTTGTCTCAAATTCCAAAATAAGACTTTTATAGACAAAGGTAAGGTTTTTGGGACATAACATCTATAATGGAACAATTATACCTATCAGAAAGTTAATTGAATTTAGGAATAAATTCTCtgattaattaacaaataaaaaccaaatataaagaattttatgaaGTCCcatttattttatagatttttattactattagaTTCATCCTTAGTATTGAAACTTATTTAAGTATTTCatattgattatctttttttattttcactataatAGTTGTTTCTAAAGGTTTTATCACGATTTCTTATCTATTgttctataataataaaaaaataactcgGTTTTACTCTTTTGGATCTAAAATTAGAAATCGCCTATCATTTCAACAAGAtagaaacaaatatgaaaaattttgattgtttttgatTGTGGATTCGAGTGGCATGATTATCTCTCTTAAAGAAATTTCTTAGTGAGaaaatcataaagaaaattagcttttcttttgatatgtttaacttcaaaataaaaaaaacacataaaattgcTTGCCGTTtagtaaaaatttgttttaatataatattttgaacattttttagtttgacaatcaattcattaaaaaaaaaatttaataaatcattttgaaattttaagatgaataaaacaataaataaaatttcttttttatagttGAATAATTTTGTTGGGTTTAATTCGAACATTTagatataaattgaattatttgtattttgtcTTCATTTATTTGTATTAGAATTCCTCTCAAACCTATTTCATATATTGTTGAAGTATAATAATTCAACAATTTCGAATAGATTTGCTATGTGTGggtattataattgaataatttttcgctttatttgtttgataatattaatatgaatatTGGTCCAAAGTTATTATATATACAGAGAGACACACACACGGCGGAAGGTGCACCTTAggaaaactatttttaattccTGCTATAATTGagttaaaactatttttaattgtcttttatagttttattttcaacttttcaCATAGGATATTGGGATGagtcaaaatcaaaataaaataacataccCTTCTCTCTAAATATGTTGCGCGATGCCACTTGCATCCCACAGGAATCTagtgatttatatgttttaattaaggccaaaggatttattcccatccaaagtatgttgttttcttaagtttctcTCTCTTATCTTTAAAAATCCCAAACATCTATTAATAGttggttaaagttaataattttaggggtaaaatcgttattttatctgtaatattaaaaataaactaaaatttaattttatttccctctctaaaccttaaaaactaaaagtccctctaaaccaagtttgaaaaaatgacatttctcccCTCGTgtttagtttccagatctcTGGTGTCAAATCCGGCCTTATCGCCTACAACAAATATCTCCTGATGCCTCCTTTCGCTCCGACAACCAAGCTTATCTCATTTAGAAGCTTGGATGATGTCAATTGACATTGGAAAAAACTCTCATCTTCATTAGAAAGACAAAGCTGTTTGTCTGCCCTGACGAAGATGAGATCTCAtcttcatcggggaagacaaagatgagatcGACGAAGATGAGATTTGATGAAG contains:
- the LOC123213504 gene encoding LOW QUALITY PROTEIN: purple acid phosphatase 8-like (The sequence of the model RefSeq protein was modified relative to this genomic sequence to represent the inferred CDS: inserted 1 base in 1 codon), with product MPAQRNKTMALALMLAALLVLCFGPCSAELQRFEHAPKADGSLSFLVVGDWGRRGLYNQTKVAHQMGIIGEKLDIDFIISTGDNFYDKGLTGVDDDAFFESFVKIYTAPSLQKRWYTVLGNHDYRGNVEAQLSPILKEIDSRWICYRSFIVNSEIVEIFFVDTTPFVDKYFTEPEGETYDWSGIEPRKQYLSNLLQDVDSALKKSTAKWKIVVGHHTIKSAGYHGVTQELVLQLLPILEANDVDLYINGHDHCLEHISSTDSGIEFLTSGGGSKAWRGDVKWWNPKEMKFYNDGQGFMSVEITQTETDIIFYGIXGNVLHRWSTSKHLYPSV